A single region of the Pyricularia oryzae 70-15 chromosome 4, whole genome shotgun sequence genome encodes:
- a CDS encoding 5'-methylthioadenosine phosphorylase: MSESIEQVLAKLPSEYTKKPVRIGVIGGTGLSKLEGFTPVAALHVSTPWGEPSSPIQILEHGDIAVAFLSRHGLHHQLAPHEVPSRANMAALRRVGVRCVVAFTAVGSLQEHIKPMDFVLPDQAIDRTKGVRPFTFFDGGLVGHVGFADPFDAKVAAVIKTCADAMSGDGVVLHDKGTVVVMEGPQFSTRAESHMYRSWGGSVINMSTLPEAKLAREAELAYQPICMATDYDCWHSSDDVDVAMVMGFMAANGANARRLVAAVLDRLAEEQNADIVNAKHLEGASVGAVKFMTKPEGRSKQALENFEFLFPGSVSVLNS, translated from the exons ATGTCTGAATCTATTGAGCAAGTGCTCGCCAAGCTCCCAAGCGAGTACACCAAAA AGCCCGTCCGCATTGGCGTCATCGGCGGCACGGGCCTCAGCAAGCTCGAGGGTTTCACCCCGGTGGCTGCGCTCCACGTGAGCACGCCGTGGGGCGAGCCATCATCGCCGATCCAGATCCTCGAGCATGGCGACATCGCCGTGGCGTTCCTGTCGCGCCACGGCCTGCACCACCAGCTGGCGCCCCACGAGGTGCCCAGCCGCGCCAACATGGCCGCCCTTCGCCGCGTCGGCGTCCGCTGCGTCGTCGCCTTCACTGCCGTCGGCAGCCTGCAGGAGCACATCAAGCCCATGGACTTTGTGCTGCCCGACCAGGCCATCGACCGCACAAAGGGCGTGCGCCCTTTTACATTTTTCGACGGCGGCCTCGTCGGCCACGTCGGCTTCGCCGATCCCTTTGATGCAAAGGTCGCCGCCGTCATCAAGACCTGCGCCGACGCCATGTCGGGTGACGGAGTCGTGCTCCACGACAAGGGCACCGTTGTGGTCATGG AGGGACCTCAATTCTCGACCCGCGCCGAGTCGCACATGTACCGCTCGTGGGGCGGCTCCGTCATCAACAtgtcgaccctgcccgaggcCAAGCTCGCCCGCGAGGCCGAGCTCGCCTACCAGCCCATCTGCATGGCCACCGACTACGACTGCTGGCACTCGAgcgacgacgtcgacgtCGCCATGGTCATGGGCTTCATGGCTGCCAACGGCGCCAACGCCAGGCGCCTCGTGGCCGCCGTCCTAGATCGCCTGGCCGAGGAGCAAAACGCCGACATCGTCAACGCCAAGCACCTCGAGGGCGCATCGGTCGGCGCCGTCAAGTTCATGACCAAGCCCGAGGGCCGCAGCAAACAGGCCCTTGAGAACTTTGAGTTTCTCTTTCCCGGCTCCGTCTCTGTCCTGAACAGCTAG
- a CDS encoding WD repeat-containing protein, translated as MKLQNSGTIPVYTVSGASTARSLPEWLSRKKKQSLKNDPEYANRIELLQDFEFEEASMCVRVSEDGDWAMSTGTYKPQIHTHHLSSLSMSYARHTSSLNQTFVLLSSDVSKSLHLQNDRRLELHTLAGCHYHVRLPRFGRDLAYDRHSTEAFVPATGLDSDGKAEVFRLNLELGRFMKSYQIDCGTDDGVEQGLQGSINVGSVNTVALAENTHNLSAFGTSIGTVEFWDPRTKSRVATIGGHDGEVTALEFSPSGLHIATGSSTGMIQRYDLRRPVPLLKKDHGFGLPIKNIIHMTTSSQEKKILSADKKSIKIWDESSGNPWTTIEPVVDINHVAWCKGTGMLFSANEGPQMHAWLIPHLGNSPRWCSFLDNLVEEMAEEVHTETYDDYKFLTLPELKQLSLSHLIGKSNLLRPYMHGYFVAAKLYDQARLIANPYMYEEERMKRVKEKVEKERASRIRGNKKVKVNQKLVDKLLKKQEKREKVDTEAGVLGDDRFKSLFEDDDFVIDETSREFKALNPSTVVAPQEAEIANKGRSDEDTSDDDDDEIRGSSKDGVQMRVSSSANHGKRAKDTVLGSRMPKSRVEKTRYGGPGVGEKEITFVPESKKKKKEEPVAIRPKPSNARRSASSNTMRKL; from the exons ATGAAGCTTCAGAACTCCGGCACAATACCGGTATATACGGTTTCCGGCGCCTCCACCGCACGTTCACTGCCAGAATGGCTGAGTCGCAAGAAAAAGCAGTCTCTCAAAAATGATCCGGAATACGCAAATCGCATTGAGCTGCTGCAGGACTTCGAGTTCGAGGAGGCGTCTATGTGCGTCCGGGTCAGCGAGGATGGCGACTGGGCCATGAGCACCGGTACCTACAAACCTCAGATTCACACCCACCATCTATCCAGCCTGTCCATGTCCTATGCCAGGCATACATCATCCCTGAACCAAACCTTTGTTCTCCTCAGCTCTGATGTCAGCAAAAGCTTGCATCTGCAAAACGACCGTCGTCTCGAGCTACACACCTTGGCTGGATGTCACTACCACGTTCGCCTGCCTAGGTTCGGACGTGACCTAGCCTACGACCGGCATTCGACCGAGGCCTTTGTGCCTGCAACAGGCTTAGATTCAGATGGCAAGGCGGAGGTCTTCAGGCTCAACCTGGAGCTTGGCAGGTTTATGAAGTCATATCAGATCGACTGCGGCACGGATGACGGCGTAGAGCAAGGCCTGCAGGGCAGTATAAATGTGGGCAGTGTCAACACCGTGGCCCTGGCCGAGAATACTCATAACCTCTCCGCTTTTGGAACTTCTATTGGCACAGTCGAGTTTTGGGACCCTCGAACCAAGTCCCGTGTTGCTACAATAGGAGGTCATGATGGAGAGGTCACCGCTCTGGAGTTCAGTCCATCGGGACTTCATATAGCGACTGGTTCTAGTACTGGTATGATACAACGCTACGACCTGCGGCGGCCTGTTCCTCTGCTGAAGAAAGATCACGGCTTCGGTCTCCCCATTAAAAACATCATTCATATGACAACATCCTCGCAGGAAAAGAAG ATACTTTCCGCCGATAAAAAATCAATCAAAATCTGGGACGAGTCAAGCGGCAATCCTTGGACCACGATCGAACCCGTTGTGGATATCAATCATGTCGCTTGGTGCAAGGGAACCGGCATGCTGTTCTCCGCCAACGAGGGTCCTCAGATGCATGCTTGGTTGATTCCCCATTTGGGCAACTCCCCAAGGTGGTGCTCATTCCTTGACAATCTGGTTGAGGAAATGGCCGAGGAAGTTCACACGGAGACATACGACGACTACAAGTTCTTGACCCTGCCCGAACTCAAGCAGCTCAGTCTTTCTCATCTTATCGGCAAATCAAACCTTCTCAGGCCATACATGCATGGTTACTTTGTCGCAGCCAAGCTGTATGACCAGGCTCGACTTATTGCGAACCCATACATGTATGAGGAGGAGAGGATGAAGAGGGTCAAGGAGAAGGTCGAGAAAGAGCGTGCCAGCAGAATCAGAGGCAACAAGAAGGTCAAGGTCAACCAGAAACTGGTTGACAAGCTTCTCAAGAAGCAGGAGAAGAGAGAGAAGGTTGATACTGAGGCTGGTGTCCTTGGTGATGATCGTTTCAAGAGTCTCTTCGAGGATGATGACTTCGTCATTGATGAGACCAGTAGAGAGTTCAAGGCTCTCAACCCCAGCACTGTTGTGGCACCACAGGAAGCTGAGATTGCAAACAAGGGTCGCTCGGATGAGGATACGagcgatgatgatgacgatgaaaTCCGAGGATCCAGCAAAGATGGTGTACAGATGCGGGTTTCATCTTCAGCAAATCACGGCAAGCGCGCCAAAGATACCGTACTTGGATCACGCATGCCAAAGTCTAGAGTTGAGAAGACACGTTATGGAGGACCAGGTGTCGGCGAAAAGGAGATCACATTTGTTCCAGAatccaaaaagaagaaaaaggaggaGCCCGTTGCGATCAGGCCCAAGCCTTCCAACGCAAGGCGAAGTGCAAGCTCGAATACAATGCGCAAACTTTGA
- a CDS encoding 26S proteasome regulatory subunit RPN7 yields the protein MGSDPQYAKWPLLPLAQHVFTLTNSYAGGAAQQAAAKSLQDAINEHKMAPLYRYLAHPIEGILNVVGEGGSSAPGKPLSRKSSAVGMISTNRPITSVNLTWDEGLYQKLKADNDAELEEFQKEEDEAVEKAGETEIQAARGKRADFWARVGDKEKAIAAYELVFENTGILGTKIDLVLAIIRMGLFYGDKQLVKKQVERAKTLVDAGGDWDRRNRLKAYEGIHLLTVRSYSLAAPLLLDSLSTFTSYELCTYTNLVVYSVLAGSVSLKRVEFKSKVVDAPEIKAILGDGEDKLLALTGAISAGPGADDEMSDSSPSGAAAPSKASGATAVVNLTTLGTSTDQPDAELAVDFSPLAQLVSSLYTGNYKQFFQALALVEEQFLTQDRYLHEHKNWFIREMRLRAYQQLLQSYRVVGLDSMANDFGVTIEFLDRDLAKFVAAGRISCTIDRVTGNGIIETNRPDDKNKQYQDVVKQGDQLITKLQKYGQAVRLRGSERA from the exons ATGGGCTCGGATCCCCAATACGCAAAATGGCCGCTGTTGCCACTCGCACAGCACGTCTTTACTCTTACGAACTCGTACGCAGGTGGGGCAGCCCAACAGGCGGCGGCCAAGAGCCTGCAGGATGCCATCAACGAGCACAAAATGGCCCCTCTGTACAGGTACCTGGCGCACCCGATTGAGGGCATCCTCAACGTCGTCGGCGAGGGTGGCTCAAGCGCTCCCGGAAAGCCCCTGAGCAGGAAGTCCAGCGCCGTCGGCATGATCTCCACCAACAGGCCCATAACCAGCGTGAACCTGACCTGGGACGAGGGTCTATACCAGAAGCTCAAGGCGGATAATGATGCCGAGCTAGAGGAGTTTCAAAAGGAAGAGGACGAAGCTGTTGAGAAGGCCGGCGAGACAGAAATTCAGGCGGCAAGGGGAAAGAGGGCTGATTTCTGGGCGAGGGTTGGCGACAAG GAGAAAGCGATCGCTGCCTACGAACTGGTCTTTGAGAATACCGGCATCCTGGGAACCAAGATCGACTTGGTACTAGCAATAATCCGCATGGGTCTTTTCTACGGCGACAAGCAGctggtgaagaagcaggttGAGCGGGCCAAGACTCTGGTCGATGCTGGCGGCGACTGGGACCGCCGTAACCGCCTCAAGGCCTACGAAGGTATCCACCTTCTTACTGTCCGCTCCTACAGCCTTGCCGCCCCTCTTCTCCTTGACAGTCTGTCGACCTTTACTTCATACGAGCTTTGCACCTACACCAACTTGGTTGTATACTCGGTTCTTGCCGGCTCTGTCAGTCTCAAGCGCGTCGAGTTCAAGTCCAAAGTCGTCGATGCTCCCGAGATCAAGGCCATCCTAGGCGACGGTGAGGACAAGCTGCTTGCGTTGACAGGGGCCATCTCGGCGGGTCCCGGGGCCGATGATGAGATGTCCGACAGCTCGCCCAGCGGAGCTGCCGCCCCTAGCAAAGCGTCCGGCGCCACTGCTGTCGTCAACTTGACCACCCTCGGCACTAGTACTGACCAACCCGATGCCGAGCTTGCTGTTGACTTCTCGCCGCTCGCCCAGCTTGTCAGCAGTCTGTACACGGGCAACTACAAGCAATTCTTCCAAGCATTGGCACTTGTTGAGGAGCAGTTCTTGACCCAGGACCGTTATCTGCACGAGCACAAGAACTGGTTCATTCGGGAGATGCGGCTTCGTGCTTACCAGCAACTCCTGCAGAGCTACCGTGTTGTTGGTCTCGACAGTATGGCCAACGACTTCGGCGTCACAATTGAGTTCCTCGACCG CGATTTGGCCAAGTTCGTCGCGGCTGGCCGGATCTCATGTACCATTGATCGCGTCACGGGCAACGGCATCATCGAGACGAATCGCCCCGACGACAAGAACAAGCAATATCAGGATGTAGTGAAGCAGGGCGATCAGCTCATTACCAAACTGCAAAAGTACGGCCAGGCAGTAAGGCTGCGCGGCAGCGAGAGGGCATAA